TCACGATAGCCTGCTGAGCCGCTGCGAGCTTGCTTTGATCCGCTGCGAGCTGATTCTGCGCCGTCGTGAGGTTCGCCTGAGCGGTGGTCACGGCGGACGGGTTGGCCGGGGAAGCGTTCTGCGCCGCGGTCAGGTCTGCCTGAGCCTTGGTGACGGCGGTCTGGTCACTGGCGACGGCGGCCGTGAAGGTTTTGACGTCAGCCTCTGCCTTCAAGGTCGAGGATTTGTAGGTGGCGAGAGCACCCACAACCGACTTGGACGATGCATGTTCCAAAGCCGAATCCGAGGCGTGCGCTGCGTTGAGCTTGCCCAGCAGCGACGCTGCCTTGTCCATGCCCGCATCATTGATATGGGCCGAGGCCGAAGCACCTAGATTGGCGTTGGCCGGCAAATTGCCAAGTCGACCGGCTGCCACGCCTTGTGGGATATGGCTGGTGGCGACCGGCGGCGGTCCGGCGGTGATACCGGCGGGCGGTCCATGGGGAACGCCTACGGGCGGACCGGCAAGGGCCATTCCGGCGGCCAGCGCTGCAATGCCGGTAGCGGCGATATATTTGGTCGGATGTGCCATGATAATCCCTCCTATGACAGGTTGCACATGTTAAAAGGACTGATGGGTCTCGAATCAGCCGAAAATGCTCAGGCGAAGCCCTCCGCCTATGCGGGGGCTGGCATCATTGAGCCCGCCCATTCCGTAGAGCGTAACGCCCCAGAGTTTGCTGACCCGATAGGTCATATAGGGCGAAACGATCGTCTGCCCTTTCAAGCCGTCGGCCACTGGTTCACGATAGGACAGGCTGACGCCGTAATTCTGATTGGACGCAGGGCGATAGTTGAGGCCGCCAGACGCGACCACGCCATTTTTGAGCCGATAGGCAGACGGACTCCCAAGCCATGAATAGCCGACGGAGCCGAACAATATGACTCGCGGCGCGAGCGTCTTGTACAGGCTGGCGGTGGCGGCATAATCGGCTTCGCCTGTGCCGATGCCGGTCTTGGCCGTTGGCGTCTTGATGCCGCCGCCCACTTCGATCGCTGGCAAAATGCCGTTTTCGCGGGTCAGCAGATAGGTGGCGGACAGATTGAGGTCGCCAAAGCCTGAACGGCTGGTAGCGGTGGTGGTGGTGCCGGGCGTCAGGACCACAACGCCGCCGACCAACTGGCCGGGGCCCTTGATGAATTCATAGGGCAGTGTTGCCTGCAAGCGCAATCGTCCGATCTGCGCCTTCAGGTCCAGAGGAATGCTCCAGACAGTGGTGTCGATCGGAGCACCATAATGGCCGGAGGAATAATCCACTCCGGAAGCAGCCTCGAAACTGCTGTCGGCGAACAGGCCACCTGTATGACCGGTATCCGTCGAGGGCGCCTGCACCGAATTTTGCTCGTCCCCGGGGGCTGCGGCCGCGCCGCTGGCAATGCAACCCAGCACCAGACCCAGCCATATTAAATTCCGCATATGAGTACCCTTGTCATTTTGCTGCGGGAGTTCCTCCCGCTATTGCAAACGTCTGGGCGCGATGTTTCCATCCCCTATGTGAATTTTTATCAGGATCGTGTCCCAACGCATGATGTAGGTTCCGACGGTAGCGCTGCTGGACGGACGCGCGCTTTCCATATCGCGCTGGCACGGTCGAGCTGCGCATCCCCAAGTTGCGCAAGGGTAGTTGAGTAGGTCGCCCTGTCCCCCGGACAGGGCTACACAGTGCGGAGCACTGTGTGCCTACTCAACTTCCGGGCTTTCTCGAACCGCGCCGGATGGCCGAGCGTGCGCCGACGGCGGTGATCCAGGAAGCGTATGTTCATGGCATCTCGACCCGTTCAGTCGATGATCTGGTCAAAGCGCTGGGTATGGACGGGATCTCGAAAAGCCAGGTTAGGCGTTTATCGATCATACACCGGCTTGGATAAATGCCGCTGATATCGCTTCTGATATTCTTGCCGACGATATTGAAACTAGAACCAACGGCAGCCGACGCCTCAGTCGAGAAATGGATCAAGACAGGCACGAAAAGAGGCGGCGCTCAGCTATCCAAGGAGCGCCCACAGATGACCCTGGCGCTCCTTGGCTCCATATTTATCCCATATATCCCGATGGAATGATCCCGCCGGTGACGTGAATCAACTGGCCCGTGATCCACCGCGCGTCGTCGGATGCCAGAAGCGATACCGCGTCAGCGAGGTCGGCTGGCTTGCCGATGCGGCGCAGCGGCGTCATACCTATCAGAACCCTGTTCATTTCATCCGTATTTGTCCTGATCAAGTCGGTATCGGTAAAGCCGACGCTGATCGTGTTGACCGTGATGTTGCGGGGGCCGAGCTCGACGGAAAATGCGCGGGTCAGACCCTCAAGGCCCGCTTTCGTCGCGGAGTAGACGCCGCTTTGGGCGACCGGATAGGTTGCGACGACCGAGCTCATATTGATGATGCGGCCGCCTTCTTTCGGCAGGAGCGGCGTGGCCGCTTGGATGGTTGCGATTGGCCCGATGACGTTGACCGCGAATTGCTGGTTTGTGAAAGCCTCGTTGATCTCATTGATGGGTTCTCGCCCGACATCTTTCACGGCGTTGTTGACAAGGATGTCGAGGCGCCCCAGCTCTTTTGCCGTCTTCTGAACCAGCATCTGGGCCTGCGACCAGTCGCCGATGTCGGCCTTGATCACAATTGCCTTACCGCCGGCCCGGTGAATGCGCTCAGCGACCTCCTCGGCTTTGGTTGCTGAGCTTGCGTAATTGATAGCGACCGCAGCGCCGTCCGCTGCCAGCCGTTCCGCCGTGGCCGCGCCGATACCCCGCGACGATCCGGTCACGACCGCAACCTTGCCCTTCAGCCTCGTCATCATTGCTCTCCTTTTCAGTTTCTCGTTCGGAAA
This window of the Sphingobium sp. EM0848 genome carries:
- a CDS encoding SDR family NAD(P)-dependent oxidoreductase encodes the protein MMTRLKGKVAVVTGSSRGIGAATAERLAADGAAVAINYASSATKAEEVAERIHRAGGKAIVIKADIGDWSQAQMLVQKTAKELGRLDILVNNAVKDVGREPINEINEAFTNQQFAVNVIGPIATIQAATPLLPKEGGRIINMSSVVATYPVAQSGVYSATKAGLEGLTRAFSVELGPRNITVNTISVGFTDTDLIRTNTDEMNRVLIGMTPLRRIGKPADLADAVSLLASDDARWITGQLIHVTGGIIPSGYMG
- a CDS encoding transporter encodes the protein MRNLIWLGLVLGCIASGAAAAPGDEQNSVQAPSTDTGHTGGLFADSSFEAASGVDYSSGHYGAPIDTTVWSIPLDLKAQIGRLRLQATLPYEFIKGPGQLVGGVVVLTPGTTTTATSRSGFGDLNLSATYLLTRENGILPAIEVGGGIKTPTAKTGIGTGEADYAATASLYKTLAPRVILFGSVGYSWLGSPSAYRLKNGVVASGGLNYRPASNQNYGVSLSYREPVADGLKGQTIVSPYMTYRVSKLWGVTLYGMGGLNDASPRIGGGLRLSIFG